From Streptomyces zhihengii, the proteins below share one genomic window:
- the ileS gene encoding isoleucine--tRNA ligase, with protein MTPPQYRQVPAQVDLPALEHAVLDFWREGKIFAKTLEQSEGRPEWVFYEGPPTANGMPGAHHIEARVFKDVFPRFRTMRGYHVARKAGWDCHGLPVELAVEKELGFSGKKDIEAYGIAEFNARCRESVTRHTDAFAELTTRMGYWTDMDDPYRTMDPDYIQSVWWSLKQIFDKGLLVQDHRVAPWCPRCGTGLSDHELAQGYETVVDPSVYVRFPLTSGPLAGEAALVVWTTTPWTLVSNTAVAAHPEVTYVVARRTGDEDSERLVVAEPLLEKALGEGWEATGQSFTGAEMERWTYQRPFELVEFPAAEAHYVVNAEYVTTEDGTGLVHQSPAFGEEDLKVCRAYGLPVVNPVRPDGTFEEDVPLVGGVFFKKADEALTADLQARGLLFKHIPYEHSYPHCWRCHTALLYYAQPSWYIRTTAVKDRLLAENEATNWFPDSVKQGRYGDWLNNNIDWALSRNRYWGTPLPIWRCEDDHLTCVGSLAELSELTGADQSGLDPHRPYIDDVTFACPQCSATATRVPEVIDAWYDSGSMPFAQWGYPYKNKDVFEKRYPAQFISEAIDQTRGWFYTLMAVGTLVFDKSSYENVVCLGHILAEDGRKMSKHLGNILQPIPLMDQHGADAVRWFMAAGGSPWAARRVGHGTIQEVVRKTLLTYWNTVAFQALYARTSGWAPSAADPAPADRTVLDRWLLSELHALVDQVTSALEAYDTQRAGKLLSAFVDDLSNWYVRRSRRRFWQGDKAALRTLHDVVETVTRLMAPLTPFITERVWQDLVVPVTPDAPESVHLSSWPVADLDAIDPALSQQMVLVRRLVELGRATRAESGVKTRQPLSRALVAVSGFETLSPELHAQITEELNVSSLASLSEVGGSLVDTTAKANFRALGKRFGKGVQDVAKAVAAADAAALSLALRSGEATLEVGGETITLSPEEVIITETPREGWSVASDSGATVALDLEITPELRRAGLARDAIRLIQEARKNSGLDVADRIALRWSSSDPEVASALADHASLIADEVLATDFAEGEGDGAFGPGFTDESLSLTFRLHKA; from the coding sequence ATGACGCCGCCGCAGTACCGCCAGGTACCCGCCCAGGTAGACCTGCCCGCGCTCGAGCACGCCGTGCTCGACTTCTGGCGCGAGGGCAAGATCTTCGCCAAGACCCTGGAGCAGTCCGAGGGACGCCCCGAATGGGTCTTCTACGAAGGTCCGCCCACGGCCAACGGCATGCCCGGCGCGCACCACATCGAGGCCCGCGTCTTCAAGGACGTCTTCCCGCGCTTCCGCACCATGCGCGGCTACCACGTCGCCCGCAAGGCCGGCTGGGACTGCCACGGCCTGCCGGTCGAGCTCGCCGTCGAGAAGGAGCTCGGCTTCTCCGGCAAGAAGGACATCGAGGCGTACGGCATCGCCGAGTTCAACGCCAGGTGCCGCGAGTCGGTGACCCGGCACACGGACGCGTTCGCCGAGCTGACGACGCGCATGGGCTACTGGACCGACATGGACGACCCCTACCGGACGATGGACCCGGACTACATCCAGTCCGTGTGGTGGTCGCTGAAGCAGATCTTCGACAAGGGCCTGCTCGTGCAGGACCACCGGGTCGCCCCCTGGTGCCCGCGCTGCGGCACCGGCCTGTCCGACCACGAGCTGGCGCAGGGCTACGAGACGGTCGTGGACCCGTCGGTCTACGTGCGCTTCCCGCTGACCTCCGGCCCGCTGGCCGGCGAGGCGGCCCTGGTGGTGTGGACGACCACCCCGTGGACGCTGGTGTCCAACACGGCGGTCGCCGCCCACCCCGAGGTCACCTACGTGGTGGCGCGCCGCACCGGCGACGAGGACTCCGAGCGGCTGGTCGTCGCCGAGCCGCTGCTGGAGAAGGCGCTCGGCGAGGGCTGGGAGGCGACCGGGCAGTCGTTCACCGGCGCCGAGATGGAGCGCTGGACGTACCAGCGGCCCTTCGAGCTGGTGGAGTTCCCGGCCGCCGAGGCGCACTACGTGGTCAACGCCGAGTACGTCACCACCGAGGACGGCACGGGTCTGGTCCACCAGTCCCCCGCGTTCGGTGAGGAGGACCTCAAGGTCTGCCGCGCCTACGGGCTGCCGGTCGTCAACCCGGTCCGCCCCGACGGCACCTTCGAGGAGGACGTGCCGCTGGTCGGCGGCGTCTTCTTCAAGAAGGCCGACGAAGCGCTGACCGCCGATCTCCAGGCGCGCGGGCTGCTGTTCAAGCACATCCCGTACGAGCACAGCTACCCGCACTGCTGGCGCTGCCACACGGCGCTGCTCTACTACGCACAGCCGTCCTGGTACATCCGCACCACCGCCGTCAAGGACCGCCTGCTCGCGGAGAACGAGGCGACCAACTGGTTCCCCGACTCGGTGAAGCAGGGCCGGTACGGGGACTGGCTGAACAACAACATCGACTGGGCGCTCTCCCGGAACCGCTACTGGGGCACGCCGCTGCCGATCTGGCGCTGCGAGGACGACCACCTCACCTGCGTCGGCTCGCTCGCCGAGCTGTCGGAGCTGACCGGCGCCGACCAGTCGGGCCTCGACCCGCACCGCCCGTACATCGACGACGTCACCTTCGCCTGCCCGCAGTGCTCCGCCACCGCGACGCGCGTCCCCGAGGTCATCGACGCCTGGTACGACTCCGGTTCGATGCCCTTCGCGCAGTGGGGCTACCCGTACAAGAACAAGGACGTCTTCGAGAAGCGCTACCCGGCGCAGTTCATCTCGGAGGCCATCGACCAGACCCGCGGCTGGTTCTACACGCTGATGGCCGTCGGCACGCTGGTCTTCGACAAGTCCTCGTACGAGAACGTGGTCTGCCTCGGGCACATCCTGGCCGAGGACGGCCGCAAGATGTCCAAGCACCTGGGCAACATCCTCCAGCCCATCCCGCTGATGGACCAGCACGGCGCCGACGCGGTCCGCTGGTTCATGGCGGCCGGCGGCTCCCCGTGGGCGGCCCGGCGCGTGGGCCACGGCACGATCCAGGAGGTCGTGCGCAAGACCCTGCTGACGTACTGGAACACCGTCGCCTTCCAGGCCCTGTACGCCCGCACGTCCGGCTGGGCGCCCTCGGCGGCCGACCCGGCGCCCGCCGACCGGACGGTCCTCGACCGCTGGCTGCTGAGCGAACTGCACGCGCTGGTGGACCAGGTGACCTCGGCGCTGGAGGCGTACGACACCCAGCGCGCCGGGAAGCTGCTCTCGGCGTTCGTCGACGACCTGTCCAACTGGTACGTGCGCCGCTCCCGCCGCCGCTTCTGGCAGGGCGACAAGGCGGCGCTGCGCACCCTCCACGACGTCGTGGAGACCGTGACGCGGCTGATGGCCCCGCTCACGCCGTTCATCACCGAGCGGGTGTGGCAGGACCTGGTCGTCCCGGTCACCCCGGACGCCCCCGAGTCGGTGCACCTGTCCTCGTGGCCGGTCGCCGACCTGGACGCGATCGACCCGGCGCTGTCGCAGCAGATGGTGCTCGTGAGGCGCCTGGTGGAGCTGGGACGGGCGACGCGGGCGGAGTCCGGCGTCAAGACCCGCCAGCCGCTGTCACGCGCCCTGGTGGCCGTCTCCGGCTTCGAGACCCTCTCGCCCGAGCTGCACGCGCAGATCACCGAGGAGCTGAACGTCTCCTCGCTCGCGTCGCTCTCCGAGGTCGGGGGCTCGCTGGTCGACACCACGGCGAAGGCCAACTTCCGCGCGCTGGGCAAGCGTTTCGGCAAGGGCGTCCAGGACGTGGCGAAGGCCGTCGCGGCCGCGGACGCCGCCGCGCTCTCCCTGGCGCTGCGCTCGGGCGAGGCGACGCTGGAGGTCGGCGGCGAGACGATCACCCTCTCCCCGGAGGAGGTCATCATCACCGAGACCCCGCGCGAGGGCTGGTCCGTCGCCTCGGACTCGGGCGCGACGGTCGCCCTCGACCTGGAGATCACGCCGGAGCTGCGGCGCGCGGGTCTGGCGCGTGACGCGATCCGCCTGATCCAGGAGGCCCGCAAGAACAGCGGCCTGGACGTGGCGGACCGGATCGCGCTGCGCTGGTCCTCCTCGGACCCGGAGGTCGCCTCGGCCCTGGCCGACCACGCGTCGCTGATCGCGGACGAGGTGCTGGCGACGGACTTCGCCGAGGGCGAGGGGGACGGGGCCTTCGGCCCCGGCTTCACGGACGAGAGCCTCTCCCTGACCTTCCGCCTCCACAAGGCCTGA
- a CDS encoding TraR/DksA family transcriptional regulator, whose translation MVAKKTADTPAHSRSAAGPAPAGEGAGRTAKKAAAKKAAAKRTAAGKTAAAPAKKAAKKAAKAAEKAVKKPAKKAPAKTAAAGAAKKAAPGRTAAKKSPPTTAVASAPAATEQAAEAAAKQTGARTVGTKKTAARSAAGVPTARAAAATAPGELAVRPGEDPWTAAEVDEARTDLESEAVRLTAEITSSESALAGLMRDSGDGAGDDEADTGTKNITREHEMALAANAREMLEQTERALERLDAGTYGLCESCGNPIGKARMQAFPRATLCVECKQKQERRG comes from the coding sequence ATGGTGGCGAAGAAGACCGCCGACACACCGGCGCACTCCCGTTCCGCCGCCGGTCCCGCGCCGGCCGGGGAGGGCGCGGGGAGGACCGCGAAGAAGGCTGCCGCGAAGAAGGCGGCGGCGAAGAGGACCGCCGCCGGGAAGACGGCGGCGGCCCCGGCGAAGAAGGCGGCGAAGAAGGCGGCGAAGGCCGCCGAGAAGGCTGTGAAGAAGCCCGCGAAGAAGGCGCCGGCGAAGACCGCGGCGGCGGGGGCCGCGAAGAAGGCGGCGCCGGGCAGGACCGCGGCGAAGAAGAGTCCGCCCACGACCGCGGTGGCCTCCGCCCCGGCGGCCACCGAGCAGGCCGCCGAGGCGGCCGCGAAGCAGACAGGAGCCAGGACGGTGGGAACCAAGAAGACCGCGGCCAGGAGTGCCGCAGGTGTGCCCACGGCCCGCGCGGCGGCCGCCACGGCGCCCGGTGAGCTGGCGGTCCGTCCGGGGGAGGACCCCTGGACCGCCGCCGAGGTGGACGAGGCGCGCACGGACCTGGAGAGCGAGGCGGTCCGGCTCACCGCCGAGATCACCTCGTCGGAGAGCGCGCTGGCCGGGCTGATGCGGGACTCCGGCGACGGCGCGGGCGACGACGAGGCGGACACCGGCACCAAGAACATCACCCGCGAGCACGAGATGGCCCTCGCCGCGAACGCCCGCGAGATGCTGGAGCAGACCGAGCGGGCGCTGGAACGGCTGGACGCCGGCACCTACGGACTCTGCGAGAGCTGCGGAAACCCGATCGGCAAGGCCCGGATGCAGGCGTTCCCCCGCGCGACGCTGTGCGTGGAGTGCAAGCAGAAGCAGGAACGCCGGGGCTGA
- the lspA gene encoding signal peptidase II, protein MAEAERIIGTPDGDDETAEPAEQPKGRRRILALFTVAVVAYLLDLISKIIVVEKLEHHAPIEIIGDLLRFEAVRNPGAAFGMGEAFTIIFTFIAASVIVVIIRLARKLYSLPWAIALGLLLGGALGNLTDRIFRSPGVFEGAVVDFIAPAHFAVFNLADSAIVCGGILIVLLSFKGLDPDGTVHKD, encoded by the coding sequence GTGGCAGAGGCGGAGCGCATCATCGGTACGCCGGATGGTGACGACGAGACGGCGGAGCCGGCCGAGCAGCCCAAGGGCAGGCGCAGGATCCTCGCGCTGTTCACGGTGGCGGTGGTGGCCTATCTGCTCGACCTGATCAGCAAGATCATCGTGGTCGAGAAGCTGGAGCACCACGCGCCGATCGAGATCATCGGCGATCTGCTCAGGTTCGAGGCGGTCCGCAACCCGGGCGCCGCGTTCGGCATGGGCGAGGCCTTCACGATCATCTTCACCTTCATCGCCGCGTCCGTGATCGTCGTGATCATCCGGCTCGCCCGCAAGCTCTACAGCCTGCCCTGGGCGATCGCGCTCGGTCTGCTGCTCGGCGGGGCGCTCGGCAACCTCACGGACCGCATCTTCCGCTCGCCCGGCGTCTTCGAGGGCGCCGTGGTCGACTTCATCGCGCCGGCCCACTTCGCGGTCTTCAACCTCGCCGACTCGGCGATCGTCTGCGGCGGCATCCTCATCGTGCTGCTGTCGTTCAAGGGCCTGGACCCCGACGGGACGGTCCACAAGGACTGA
- a CDS encoding RluA family pseudouridine synthase yields the protein MSTLPEIRTLPVPDGLEGERVDAAISRMFGFSRTKAAELAAAGKVQVDGSVVGKSERVHGGAWLEVEMPQAPAPVQIVAEPVEGMEIVHDDDDIVVIVKPVGVAAHPSPGWTGTTVIGGLAAAGYRISTSGAAERQGIVHRLDVGTSGLMVVAKSERAYTLLKQQFRERTVDKRYHALVQGHPDPLSGTIDAPIGRHPNLDYKWAVTAEGKPSVTHYDLIEAFRAASLLDIKLETGRTHQIRVHMAAHRHPCVGDLTYGADPTMAKRLGLTRQWLHAVRLGFEHPADGQWVEFASDYPDDLQQALEKIAAESA from the coding sequence GTGAGTACCCTTCCCGAGATCCGCACCCTGCCCGTACCCGACGGCCTGGAGGGCGAGCGCGTCGACGCCGCCATCTCCCGGATGTTCGGCTTCTCCCGCACCAAGGCGGCCGAGCTGGCCGCTGCCGGGAAGGTGCAGGTCGACGGGTCGGTCGTCGGGAAGTCCGAGCGGGTGCACGGCGGCGCCTGGCTCGAGGTCGAGATGCCGCAGGCGCCCGCGCCCGTGCAGATCGTGGCCGAGCCCGTCGAGGGCATGGAGATCGTCCACGACGACGACGACATCGTGGTGATCGTCAAGCCGGTCGGCGTCGCCGCCCACCCGAGCCCCGGCTGGACGGGGACGACCGTGATCGGCGGCCTGGCCGCGGCCGGCTACCGGATCTCCACCTCCGGCGCCGCCGAGCGCCAGGGCATCGTCCACCGGCTCGACGTCGGCACCTCCGGGCTGATGGTGGTCGCCAAGTCGGAGCGCGCGTACACCCTGCTGAAGCAGCAGTTCCGGGAGCGGACGGTCGACAAGCGCTACCACGCGCTGGTGCAGGGCCACCCCGATCCGCTCAGCGGCACCATCGACGCACCCATCGGCCGGCACCCGAACCTCGACTACAAGTGGGCCGTCACGGCCGAGGGCAAGCCCTCCGTCACCCACTACGACCTCATCGAGGCGTTCCGGGCGGCCTCGCTGCTCGACATCAAGCTGGAGACCGGCCGCACCCACCAGATCCGGGTGCACATGGCCGCCCACCGGCACCCCTGCGTGGGCGACCTCACCTACGGCGCCGACCCCACGATGGCCAAGCGGCTCGGGCTGACGCGGCAGTGGCTGCACGCCGTGCGCCTCGGCTTCGAGCACCCCGCCGACGGGCAGTGGGTCGAGTTCGCCAGCGACTACCCCGACGACCTCCAGCAGGCGCTGGAGAAGATCGCGGCGGAGAGCGCGTGA